From the genome of Orcinus orca chromosome 5, mOrcOrc1.1, whole genome shotgun sequence, one region includes:
- the PLSCR5 gene encoding phospholipid scramblase family member 5 — translation MASKDAQNQRSRSLPGFLPGASDPDHDLHISPSNPGNQVWQRGPPPPGSLPPGLEYLSQLDLIIIHQQVELLGMILGTETSNKYEIKNSLGQRIYFAVEESICFNRTFCSTLRSCTLKITDNSGREVITVNRPLRCNSCWCPCYLQELEIQAPPGTIVGYVAQKWDPFLPKFAIQNADKEDILKIVGPCATCGCFGDVDFEVKTINEKLTIGKISKYWSGFVNDVFTNADNFGIHVPADLDVTVKAAMIGACFLFDFMFFEHSLAGL, via the exons ATGGCCTCTAAAG ATGCACAGAACCAAAGAAGCAGAAGTCTGCCTGGTTTTCTTCCGGGAGCTTCAGACCCAGACCACGACCTTCACATCTCACCTTCCAATCCAGGGAACCAAGTGTGGCAGCGGGGTCCCCCTCCACCAGGGAGTCTCCCTCCTGGTCTAGAATATTTAAGCCAG TTAGACCTGATAATTATACACCAGCAGGTGGAGCTTCTTGGAA TGATACTTGGCACTGAGACCTCCAACAAATATGAGATTAAAAACAGCTTGGGACAAAGAATTTACTTTGCAGTGGAGGAAAGCATCTGCTTCAATCGTACCTTCTGTTCCACACTGAGATCTTGCACTCTGAAGATCACCGATAACTCCGGTCGAGAGGTGATTACAGTCAACAGGCCCTTGAGGTGTAACAGCTGCTGGTGCCCTTGCTACCTACAAGAG TTAGAAATCCAAGCCCCTCCTGGTACTATAGTTGGTTATGTTGCACAGAAGTGGGACCCCTTTCTGCCTAAATTCGCAATCCAAAACGCAGACAAAgaagatattttgaaaattgttGGTCCTTGTGCAACATGTGGCTGTTTTGGCGATGTGGAttttgag GTGAAGACCATTAACGAAAAGCTTACAATTGGGAAGATTTCAAAGTACTGGTCAGGATTCGTAAACGATGTCTTCACCAATGCTGACAACTTTGGAATTCACGTTCCTGCAGATCTAGATGTGACAGTCAAAGCAGCCATGATTGGtgcttgttttctcttt gaTTTTATGTTCTTTGAACATTCGCTAGCTGGATTATAA